From Scomber scombrus chromosome 9, fScoSco1.1, whole genome shotgun sequence, one genomic window encodes:
- the LOC133986285 gene encoding calcium/calmodulin-dependent protein kinase type 1D-like translates to MGQEQSTLEKNGYKIESETDNGVVATKNSDRYLIRKLKISTDAEFIAEIEILKTITHPHIMNTKNSFEDEDQNTYYVVMDYCQGGSLAEKLKEKGEFLQEFEALSWTVEMCMALRTIHEKGLLHRALTPENIFFSKSGTLLVSGFGKIQGSSNNTHLDTVGNEVINYSAPEVFTEETYDAKSEIWSMGCILHELCTQQFAFSAETTGKLISKIISGPYPSLPDQYSSEFCELLRDILNRDPHSRPTACEILAHPLTITCLSKKSKTTAEHLQTQLNKLRAVADNLERVHQGTTIGSLAGGVIGAVGGITSIVGLILAPFTLGASLVVTGIGVGVGVAGGATAGVSNITNMVNQSSDRKAIESIIKEFEEQINAVAVWLQEISNSLQMIRGRCYSRDTSNNEDSNFNQENWARFGPTVGMGLGSVTELFRLLRVVNIGKIAAQASKAVRVAELATGAISTLFLAVDIFFIAMDAKEIHHIRQKHTDGKTRSEIMKFVQSIRQAADELQGVLDELKCIISAIPLLEDERELEWQHMD, encoded by the exons ATGGGACAAGAACAGAGCACACTTGAGAAGAACGGCTACAAAATAGAAAGTGAAACAGACAATGGTGTTGTAGCCACAAAGAACAGTGACAGATATCTCATAAGAAAACTCAAA ATTTCCACAGATGCGGAATTCATCGCAGAGATAGAAATCCTCAAGACAATAACACATCCTCATATTATGAACACCAAGAATTCTTTTGAAG ATGAAGATCAGAACACTTACTATGTAGTGATGGACTACTGTCAGGGAGGGAGCCTTGCAGAAAAGCTCAAAGAAAAGGGTGAATTTCTGCAAGAGTTTGAG GCACTTAGCTGGACTGTAGAAATGTGTATGGCACTGAGAACCATTCATGAAAAGGGCTTGCTGCACAGAGCTCTGACACCAGAG aacattttcttttcaaaatctGGGACACTGCTGGTGAGTGGATTTGGAAAAATCCAGGGAAG TTCAAACAACACTCATTTGGATACTGTCGGAAATGAAGTAATTAACTATTCGGCACCAGAAGTCTTCACAGAGGAAACATATGATGCTAAAAG TGAAATTTGGTCAATGGGATGCATCCTTCATGAGCTTTGTACTCAACAATTTGCA TTCTCTGCAGAGACCACCGGCAAGCTCATCTCCAAGATTATTAGTGGTCCTTACCCATCTCTCCCAGACCAGTACTCATCAGAGTTCTGTGAACTCTTGAGGGACATATTGAATAGAGACCCTCACTCAAGACCAACAGCCTGTGAGATTTTGGCGCATCCACTTACAATAACATGTCTGTCAAAAAAG AGCAAAACAACTGCAGAGCACCTTCAGACTCAGTTGAACAAGCTAAGGGCTGTGGCAGATAATTTGGAACGTGTGCACCAGGGCACCACTATCGGAAGTCTGGCAGGAGGAGTGATCGGAGCAGTTGGAGGGATTACATCCATAGTGGGCCTTATTCTGGCCCCCTTCACTTTGGGAGCCTCTCTTGTTGTCACTGGGATTGGAGTAGGGGTGGGTGTGGCTGGTGGGGCCACTGCAGGTGTCTCAAATATCACAAATATGGTCAATCAGTCTTCTGATCGCAAAGCCATTGAAAGCATCATTAAAGAATTTGAAGAGCAAATTAATGCTGTAGCCGTGTGGCTCCAGGAGATTAGCAACAGCTTGCAGATGATCAGGGGTAGATGTTACTCACGTGACACGTCTAACAATGAGGACAGCAATTTCAATCAAGAAAACTGGGCAAGGTTTGGCCCAACAGTAGGTATGGGCTTAGGTAGCGTTACTGAACTGTTTCGACTGCTTCGAGTGGTAAATATTGGCAAAATTGCAGCACAAGCATCCAAGGCAGTGCGTGTGGCAGAGCTGGCAACAGGTGCAATTTCTACCTTATTTCTGGCAGTGGATATCTTCTTTATTGCAATGGACGCTAAAGAGATACACCACAttagacagaaacacacagatggTAAAACCCGTTCTGAGATCATGAAATTTGTCCAGTCTATCAGGCAGGCTGCAGACGAGTTGCAGGGAGTTTTGGATGAGCTCAAATGCATAATCTCAGCTATCCCTTTACTTGAGGATGAGAGAGAGTTGGAATGGCAACATATGGATTAA